In a single window of the Thermofilaceae archaeon genome:
- a CDS encoding glutamate--tRNA ligase, with translation METNEIRRLARLYALENAVKHGGRALPQPVMSKLLGAKPELRPRARELLKIVEEIVQEVNSLSLEDQKRLLESMAPVEEFSAKVTAERRGLPPLPEAVEGKVVTRFAPNPDFVLHLGSARPAILSYEYARMYKGRFILRFEDTDPKTKAPMREAYDLIREDLRWLGLTWDEEYIQSLRMDIYYEYARRLIMIGGAYVCTCSREVMSESRMKGYRCACAARAVEHQLDLWDHMLAGGFREGEAVLRIKTDITHPNPSVRDWVAFRIIDTEKHPHPLTGSKYVVWPTYNFACAIDDHLMGVTHILRGAEHEVNTLKQKYIFDYFGWKYPVAVHFGRMGIEGAILSKSKIREGIRKGFYLGFDDPRLATLRALRRRGLLSEAIYELILHVGIKPSTARISLENLYAINRKYLEKIANRYMFVPDPVPIELRTCCELVGRVPRHPSFPERGSREIRVSAESGVARVYIARSDLEVLPEGSEVRLLGLANIRMLGGNRAEVINLDVDYARAKGLQVIQWAPVEGSIPAKVLVAKGDLITEVIGVLEPGASELKAFDRAQFYRFGFVILEDANRYLFIYTHD, from the coding sequence ATGGAGACGAATGAGATCCGCCGCTTAGCGCGGCTCTATGCCCTCGAGAACGCTGTTAAGCACGGCGGGCGAGCTCTCCCGCAGCCTGTGATGTCCAAGCTGCTAGGAGCAAAGCCTGAGCTTCGGCCTCGCGCTAGGGAGTTGCTGAAGATCGTTGAGGAAATAGTTCAAGAGGTTAACTCGTTGAGCCTCGAGGATCAGAAGAGGCTTCTCGAGTCAATGGCTCCGGTGGAGGAGTTTTCCGCTAAAGTTACAGCGGAGCGGCGCGGGCTTCCGCCGCTACCTGAAGCGGTTGAGGGCAAAGTTGTGACGAGGTTCGCCCCCAATCCAGACTTCGTGCTCCACCTGGGTAGCGCTAGGCCAGCGATACTCAGTTATGAGTACGCGAGGATGTACAAGGGCCGTTTCATACTGAGGTTCGAGGATACCGATCCCAAGACTAAGGCGCCCATGCGTGAAGCCTACGATTTGATCAGGGAGGATCTCCGCTGGTTGGGGTTGACGTGGGACGAGGAATACATTCAATCGCTGCGAATGGACATCTACTACGAGTACGCTAGGCGCCTGATCATGATTGGGGGCGCCTATGTATGCACGTGTTCCCGCGAGGTCATGAGTGAGAGCAGAATGAAGGGGTATAGGTGCGCCTGCGCGGCGAGAGCAGTAGAGCATCAGCTCGATCTCTGGGATCACATGCTAGCCGGAGGCTTCCGCGAAGGCGAGGCCGTACTAAGGATCAAGACGGATATCACGCATCCAAACCCATCAGTCAGAGATTGGGTGGCTTTCAGGATCATCGATACGGAGAAGCACCCCCACCCGCTCACGGGCAGCAAGTACGTTGTGTGGCCAACTTACAACTTTGCGTGCGCCATAGATGATCATCTAATGGGCGTAACGCACATACTCAGAGGGGCGGAGCACGAGGTTAACACGCTCAAGCAGAAGTACATCTTTGACTACTTCGGCTGGAAATACCCAGTAGCGGTCCACTTCGGGAGGATGGGCATAGAGGGAGCGATACTGAGCAAATCGAAGATACGCGAGGGGATTCGAAAGGGGTTCTACCTCGGATTCGACGATCCCCGGCTAGCCACGCTGCGCGCTTTAAGGAGACGTGGTTTGCTCTCAGAGGCAATTTATGAATTAATCTTACATGTAGGTATCAAGCCTTCCACAGCTCGTATAAGCTTAGAAAACTTATACGCCATTAATAGAAAGTATCTGGAAAAAATTGCGAACAGGTACATGTTCGTTCCCGACCCCGTCCCCATTGAGTTGCGGACGTGTTGTGAGCTCGTAGGTAGGGTGCCGAGACACCCTTCGTTCCCAGAGAGAGGAAGTCGAGAGATTAGGGTTTCCGCCGAGTCAGGGGTAGCAAGGGTCTACATTGCGAGGAGCGATCTGGAGGTGCTCCCTGAAGGATCAGAGGTTAGGTTGCTAGGTCTGGCAAACATCCGTATGCTGGGGGGGAACAGGGCGGAGGTCATCAACTTGGATGTCGACTACGCGAGGGCTAAAGGGCTGCAAGTGATCCAGTGGGCGCCCGTGGAAGGCTCGATTCCCGCGAAAGTCCTTGTAGCTAAGGGTGATTTAATAACGGAAGTGATTGGTGTTCTCGAGCCAGGCGCTAGCGAGCTTAAAGCTTTTGATAGAGCACAGTTTTACCGATTCGGTTTCGTTATTTTAGAGGATGCCAACCGCTACCTCTTCATCTACACTCACGATTGA
- a CDS encoding Trm112 family protein: MKYRLMDLLACPYDKTFPLELHVFEIRKYEERSVSFKKKPACELYCAFRGKKVEELQGDPGCDQCIKYEVAEGVLRCSTCSRWYPIIDEIPILLPDEMRDKHDDLEFLAKYKDRLPREIVEGGKPWSLSAQS; this comes from the coding sequence ATGAAGTACAGGCTAATGGATCTGCTAGCATGCCCTTACGATAAAACTTTCCCATTAGAGCTTCACGTTTTCGAGATTAGAAAGTATGAAGAGAGGAGCGTAAGCTTCAAGAAAAAGCCGGCATGCGAGCTTTACTGCGCATTCAGGGGTAAGAAAGTCGAAGAGTTGCAGGGCGATCCAGGCTGCGATCAGTGCATAAAGTACGAGGTGGCTGAGGGGGTGCTACGCTGCTCGACGTGCAGCAGGTGGTACCCCATAATAGATGAGATCCCCATACTTCTGCCCGATGAAATGCGCGACAAGCATGATGATCTAGAGTTCCTAGCAAAGTACAAGGACAGGCTTCCTAGGGAGATCGTGGAAGGGGGAAAACCCTGGAGCCTCTCCGCTCAATCGTGA